The DNA window CCTACCCCGACGGCACCGCGGCAGCCCAGTACCGGGCGATCGCCCTGAACAGCAAGGGTCTGGCCCTGATGTGGACAGGGGACGTGGCCCGCGGCGCTCGTGACCTGCGCGCGGCGTCCGCCGCGGCGGAGGCGGTCGGCGTCGAGCTGGCCCAGATCAACGCCACCGGCCACCTGGCCCTGCTGGAGATGATGCACGGCTCGGCCGCCGAGGCGGCCCGGCTCGCCGGGAGCGCCCGTGAACTGGCCGAACGCCGGGCGTGGCGCTACACCGTGCAGGCCGTCGCCGCGCATTTCGCGCAGGCCCTCGTCTCCCTGGAGAGCAGGGATCTCGCCGCCGCGCAGGAGGCCCTTCACCAGGGCATCCGCGCGCACGAGAGCGACCCGGAAGCCGCCCAGCGGGTGGTCATGCTCGGCGTCCAGGCGCGGATGGCGCTCGCCCGGGACCAGCCGCACCAGGCGCGGTCCCATCTCGCTCAGGCACGCCGCGACCGCAACCCGCGGATGTCCGTTCCCGCCCTCGACTCCTGGCTGGCGCTGCTCGACGCCGACGTCGACCTCGCCACCGGGCAACCCGAACGCGTCGAGCAGCATCTGCCGGACACGCCGGGCGAGCTCCCCGGCCCGGCGCAGCGGGTGCGCCTGGCCCGCGCCGCCTACGCCCAGGGACGCCCGCGTCGCGCTGAGCAGGTGCTCGCCGCGGACCCCGGCACGCCGGGGTCCGCGGTCGCCACCGTCGAGGCCGGCATCGTCAGCGCCCTGGTGGCCGACTCGCGGGGTCATGCGACGCAAGCCGTGGACCTGCTCGCCGACGCCGTCCGCCTGGCCGTCGACGAGGGGATCCGGCGGCCCTTCGTGACGCTGGGCGGCAGCCGGCTCACGGCGCTCTTCGACCGGATGCGGCTGCTCGGCTCCGTCACCGCGAGCATCATCGACACGCTCAGCGTGGGCGGGCGCCCGGCCACGGCCGCGCTCGCCGGCGAGAGCCTCAGCGACCGCGAAGCGGAGGTGCTGCGCTACCTGCCCACCATGCTGACCGCCGCCCAGATCGCCGTCGAACTCGGCGTGTCCGTCAACACGGTCCGCGCCCACATGCGATCGATCTACCGCAAGCTGCAGGCCGAACGACGCATCGACGCCGTCGCCCGGGCGCGCGACATCGGCCTGCTCTGACCGGCCGGCCGGCGGCTCAGGGCTGCATGGACCGGACGGTCAGCACCGCGTCGGCGAACGCGGCCGGCGCCTCCTGCGGGAGGTTGTGGCCGGCCTCGATCACCCGGTGCTCGTGACCGGAAACGAACATCGGGGCGTGATCGGCTGTGCCGCCCGGCTTGAGGGTGTCGGTAAGGCCGTCCAGGGTCACCGCCGGCACGGTGATCGGCGGACGGGCGGCGAGCCGGGCCTCGAGATCCTGGTGGGCCGGGTCGCCCGCGGCCTCGCCGAGCGCGTGCCGGTACGCATGGATCACGACGTCCACGAAGTCCGGGTTGTCGAACGACCCCGCGGTCCGGGCGAAGGTCTCATCGTCGAACGCCCATCGCGGCGACCACTGCCGCCACAGCATCCGGCACAGCTCACGGCGGTGCGCGGCCAGTCCCTCGCGGCCGCGCTCGGTCTGGAACAGGTGCTGGTACCAGACGGCGTGCTCGACGGACGGGTCGAACGCGTGGCGCTGCCGCTCGATGTCGATGATGTCGTAACCGGCCAGCGACACCAGCCCGGCCACCCGCTCCGGCCAGAGCGCGGCCGCCACGCAGGAGGCGAGGCCACCCCAGTCGTACCCGGCCACGATCGGACGGTCCAGGCGTAACGCGTCGGCCAGCGCGATCAGGTCGGATCCGAGCGCCGCCTGCTGCCCGCTGCGCATCGTCGCGGCGGAGCGGAAACGGGTCGGACCGAAGCCCCGCAGATAGGGCCGGATCACCCGGGCGCCCTCCGCGGTCAGCGCCGGAACCACCTGGTCGTAGGCGTGGACGTCGTACGGGAACCCGTGTGACAGGACGACCGGCCAGCCGTCCGGTGGACCGTCCTGGAGACAGGCGACGGCCAGCACACCGGCATCGACAAGATCCATGACATCACGATAGACAGGCGGGACGGCTGCCTCACGAAAGGTTCACTGCTGTGCTTGTCGACCGGGTCCACCTGCCCGACTTCTCGCGGCTCACCTGGCGTGACGTCGACCCGGCCGGCCGGCCCGGGTTCGACCCGGCGGGTGTCGCCGCGCTGGTCCGGTCGCTGCCGCCGGCGACCGAGGTTCCGCCGGCCGGCACGGATTGGCGGCTCGCCGATTTCTGGTGGGACCGGATGACCGAGGCCCTGGTGGAGCGGCTCGGCCCGTGGGCGGCGGGCTGGCAGCACACGGTGGTGGTGGAGGACTATCCGGGCCGCGGCGTCATCCCGGTCTGGTGGGAGGTCCGGCTGCCGATCACCACGCCGGACGAGACTCTGGACGGCCTCGCCGCCGCTCTGGTGGCGTGGCACGAGCTGACCGTCGAGATCGCCACCGATGCCCGCGGCCGGTTCACCGCATCGGCGCCGGGCGCCACGGTCAGCGGCGGTGATCCGGCGGCCTGGCAGGCGGTGAAGGCGCCGGGTGTCAGCCGTTTCCAGCCCGGGCACTTCACCCGTCGGATCCCGCACCCGTCGATCCTGGACTGGGCCGACGTCGATCCGCGGACCCGGGAGTTCGACCCGGCGACGGTCACCGCCGTGGTCGCCGGACTGGTCACGCCCGAGAACCTCCCGGCGCAGGGCGCGGACTGGCGTCTGCAGGACCTGTGGCTGGAGAACGTGTCGATCGGGCTCACCGAACGGTACGGGTCGTGGGCGGCCGGCTGGCGCTGGTCGGTCGGCGAGGGCGACCTCGACGGCGGGCCGGTCACCGCCTGGTGCTGCTTGCCGCACTCGGTCACGAGTCCGGAGGAGACCGCCGCGACCGTCGGGGCCGCGCTGATCGAGTGGCATGAGTGGCTGGCGGAGACCGCCGAGCGGTTCGACAGGTTCCTGCCGCTCGCGCCCGGCGACCTGGACGGCTGGGAACGCGCGGTGGCCCACCTGGTGACCGCCGTCGGCGACCGCACCCAGTACGAGTCCGCCTGGTACGGCTGCTGCCTCACGGTCCTCGGCTGGTTCCTGGACGCGGCCGGGATCGCACGCGGCGAGCAGCAGCGGATGCTCGATCACGCGATCGGCGGCCGGTTCGCCAGCTGGGTCGAGCCGGACCCCACCCTGGTCGCCTCGGTCGCCGAGCGCCTGGCCGGGCAGGCCACCCGTGCCTGACCAGCTCCGCGCGTGGCAGGAGGTCCGTGAGCGGGTGCCATGGCATGATCTCGTGCCGCACCTGGACACCCCGGTGCGCGCGATCCGGGACGGGTTTCTCGCCCACGCCGCGATCGGCGCCGACCGGCGGCGGCAGGAGCTGCTGCTCACGGCGTACCGTGATGTCCGTCGCGCCGCGGCGTCCGGCGCCGCTCTCACCCCGCAGCTGACCGGCCGCTGGAACGCCACGCTGCGAGGCATCCCGGCCGCCGGCTTCCGCCGGGGCCCGGCCTTCGCCAAGAACGGCCGCGACAGGTACGGGCTGCACACCGACACCCCGCACCGGTACGGGCGGAGCCTCACCGAAGCCGCGGACCCGGCGATCCCGGTGGCGGCCCGCGCCGCCCGGTCGTATCTCGACGTCGCGTTCTTCCACCCCTACGACGACGGCAACGCGCGCCTGGCCGGCCTGGTCCTGCACTTCGTGCTGCTGCGGGCCGGCGTGGAGCTCGACGAGGCCGGCCCGATCCTCGGTCTGGTCCGGCGTGCCGACGACCCGGAGGGGGCGGCCGGCCTGACCCGCCTGGTGCACGGCATCGCCATCGCCACCCACCGCCGGTGGTTGCGCTCGACGATCGACACTGTCCGCTACGCTGCCCCGCGATCATGAACCCCGCCACAGTGTGCTGCCGCCGGACCGCTCACGGCCGTCTGTGAAGGAAACGGTTCACCCCTACAGCAAGGACATATCGATGCGAATCGGCGCAGCGTTCCGGGCGGCCACCGCCGTCGCGGTGCTGGCGATCGTCGCCGGATGCAGCGGCAACGCGCCCGCGGCGGCGCCACCGGCGAGCACGGCCCCGGCGCCCACCGAGGCCGCCCCGGCCTCCGCGCCCGCGCCCACCGCCCGGGAGGTGGCGCTCGCCGCGCTCCCGGAGAGGATCCGCAAGCGGATCCCGGAGTTCGGTCCGGCCCCCGCGCCGGTCCCGGTGACGCTGCCCGGGAACGGGACGGCCGGCTGGTTCAGCCGCATCCCGACCGAGCAGAAGATCGCGTTCATCACGATCGACGACGGCTGGGAGAAGAACCCGCTCGCGCTGCGGCTGTTCCAGGCCGCGAACGTGCCGACCACGCTGTTCCTGGAAGTCGACGCGATCAAGGACAACCCGGACTTCTTCACGCCGCTGCAGCAGGCCGGCGCCACGATCGAGAACCACACGATCAGCCACCCGAACCTGCGCGGCAGGTCCTACGACTTCCAGAAGCGCGAGATCTGCGGCGGCGCCGACCAGCTGGCGAAGTACTACGGGCGGCGCCCGGTGCTGTTCCGCCCACCCGGCGGCACGTACGACACCACCACGCTGAAGGTCGTGCACGACTGCGGGATGAAGGCCGCCTTCTACTGGAAGGAGACCACCCACAAGGGCAAGGTCCGCTACCAGGAGGGACACGGCGTCAAGCCGGGCGACATCATCCTCATGCACTTCCGGCCGCGCTTCGTGGACGACTACCTGGCGGTGCTCAACGCGATCCACAAGGCGGGTCTGACACCGGCCCGCCTCGAGGACTACATCCCCTGAGTCCCCGCCGCCGGGATCACGCGGGAAGTTTGCCGGCGGCGTGGAGGGCTGCGGCGTACCCGAAGCTGAGGCCCTGCCCGATGGTGGCGCCGGGGCCCGGGTAGACGCGGCCGAAGGCGTTGCCGGCGCTGTTGCCGGTGGCGTAGAGACCGTCGATGACGCTGCCGTCGGGGCGCAGGGCCCGGCCCACGCCGTCGGCGCGGATGCCGCCGCAGGTGCCGAGGTCGCCGGGGACCACCTTGACCGCGTAGAACGGGCCCCGGTCGATCGGGCCGAGGCACGGGTTGGGGGTGATCGTCGGGTCGCCGTAGTAGCGGTCGTAGGCGCTGGCGCCGCGCTGGAAGTCGTCGTCACGGCCGGCGGCGGCGAGCAGGTTGAACCGGTCGAGCGTGGCCGGCAGGCCGGTCAGGCCGGTCCGGGCGGCGAGTTCGGCGACGGTCGGTGCCTGGTGCGCGATGCCGGCGTCGTACCAGGCCTTCGGCAGGGCCTGGCGGGGGAAGATGCCGCCGCCGAAGACGTAGCGGTTGCGGTACCGCTGGTCGAAGACCATCCAGACCGGCAGCTCCTCCTTGATCATGATCTGGCCGGCGGTCATGTAGTTGACGGCCTCGTTCATGAAGCGGCGGCCCTGCTGGTTCACGATGATCTGACCGGGCAGGGAGCGTTCGGCCAGCAGCGGGCCGGGCATCGGGCCCGGCGCCGGCACCGCCGGGAACCACCAGGACTCCTCCATGAACGCGAGGTCGGCGCCCGCCGCCGTGGCGATCTCGATGGCGTCGCCGGTGTTCTCCGGGTTGCCGAGCGACCAGGCGGTGTCGAGTTGCTCCGACTGGTACTTGTGCCGCCAGTCCGCGCGCCTGTCGAAGCCGCCGGCGGAGAGCAGCACGCCCCGGTCGGCACGGACCGTCACGTCGGCGCCGTCGCGGGTCACCACGACGCCGGTGACCCGGCCGTCCTCGACGATCAGCTCCTTGAGCGGGGTCTCGAACCAGACCGGGATCCCGGAGCGCCGCACACCGGCGAACAGGCCGGCCGCGAGGGCGCCGCCGCCGGCCACGTACTCCCGGCGGATCGCCAGGCCGCCGACGCCGAGGCCGAGCAGCTTGGCGCCGGTGACGATGCCGCGCGGTTTGCGGGCGACCAGGTTGAGCCACTTGTAGGTGCGGCCGGAGACCGGCATCGGGAACGGCGCGGCCATCGCCGGCGGGCGCAGCCGGGCCCGGTCGGCGCCGAGACGGCGTACGTCGAAGGGTTTCGGCTCGATCGCCCGGCCGGTCGCCGATCCGCCCGGCAGCTCCGGGAAGTAGTCGGCGTAGTCGGTCATGTGCTGGTATCGCAGCGGGGTGCGGCGGCGCAGCACGTCGACCGCGGCCGGCCCGTGCACGACGTGGGTCTCCCAGCGTGACTCGGGGGTCTCCCCGGCGGTGACGTGGCGCAGGTACTCGCGGACGCGATCCGGGCTGTCGACGACGCCGGCCTGCCGGAGCAGCGTGTTGTTCGGGATCCAGAAGCCGCCGCCGGAGAGCGCGGTGGATCCGCCGAAATACCGCGACTTCTCGACGATCAGAACCGACAGCCCGGCTTCGGCGGCGGCCAGGGCCGCGAGCATGCCGGTGCCGGAGCCGACGACCACGAAGTCATAGCGTGTCTCGTCCATGTCGCACTCGCTTTCGACGCTGAGGAGGCAACAAGGAGGAACGCTATTCCTGCCGATAACTAAAGGCAACGGGTTGTTGCCATCGAGGCGGGATAGGGGTCAACCGCACCACCCTCTACCGCCGCTGGCCGTCCAAGGCCGCCCTGCTCGCCGCGATGATCGAGCCGGTCCTGGAGCGCTGGGACACCGACCCGGACACCGGCTCGCTCCGGCAGGACCTGCTGACCCTCACGCTGATGATGCGCGACAGCACCGCGCTGCCCGAAGGCCGGGCGCTCACCGCCGTGGCGACCGCGGGTGAGCTGCGGGATCTCCTGCGGCGCACCACCGAGCGGGCGATCGCGCCGTTCCACCGGGCGTTCGACCGGGCGGTCGCCCGTGGTGAGATCAGCGCGGTCGCCGACGCGTACATGATGGCGCATGTGATTTTCCACGGCGTGGTCGGCTGGGAACCTCGGCACGGCGCGCTGCCGACCGACGAGGAGTGCGCCCGGATGGTGTCCGTGGTTCTGGGCGGGCGTCAGGGTGAGAGCCATCCCCGGTAGATGACCTGCTCGGGCAGCCGCGCGGCGAGTCCTTCCCAAGCGTCGAGCCACCGGCGCCGGATGCGGGTGGGCGCCCAGTCCGGAGGCCGCAACTCCAGCGGGATGAGCGGATCGTCGCGCATCGCGCGTTCCAGCGCGTCGGCCAGCAGGATCTGCCGGGTCACCACCGGCACGTCATCGTCGTCGCTTCCCGCGAGCGCGCGCGCGACCGCCCGGTAGCCGTCCACGATCGGCGCGGCCGGCCACAGCAGTTCCGCGATCTCCGGCGGGGAGGTCACGCCACGGACGTCGAGGGTGGTCGCCACGGCCCGGACCAGGTTGCCGCCGTTGATCATCTCGGTGAGATCGTGCGGGCTCGCATAGAGGCCGGTCGACACCACGGCGGCGCCCGCGTCGATGAGCTCACGCCGTAACGCGTCACGGACGGCCCGCTCGCTCTCCGGGACGCTCACCGCGAGCAGCTGCCAGGTGCCGTCCCAGGGCGCCTCGCCGTGGTCCTGCGCGAACGCGAGACGCAGCCCGAGCCGGTCCCGGGCGAGCCGCTGCCGTCCGTTTTCGGTCAGGGTCAGGCGACCGCGCCGCCCGCGTCCGTCCTGCGTCACCTCACCGGCGGCGATCATCCGGCGGATCGCCAGCCGCAGCGGCTGATCCTCGATCCCGGCCGTGTTGCCCGCGTCATAGACCAGGCCGAGTTCGACATCACCGGCAAAAGGCAGAAAAGCCTCGATCACCGTACGGGGTAGCGGCCCCATCACCACGTCCTCTTCCGCATCGTCCGGTAACGGTCGAAACCGTACAGGTGACGCAGTGGCCCGAGGGATCCGTGCTCGGCGGTCGCGAAGCCGTGGCGGCGGTAGAGCGCCTCGGCCCGCGGGTTGGTGTCGATGACGGACAGCTGCACCCACTGATCGCCGTGCCGGGCAGCCAGCTCGGTGACGGCGTCGAGCAGCGCGGATCCGATGCCTCGGCCGCGGTGCTCGGCGGCGACGCAGATGCCGTCGAGGACCAGTACGCCGTCCCGCTCCCGGCGGTCGAGCGGCGCCAGGGTCAGGGCTGCCCAGGCGGCCGCGACGATCCCGAGGCCGGCCCGCAGTCCCGCCCACGACAGGTCGACGGCGCCGTGGCCGTCGTGGTGGAAGCCGCACATCCCGGCGACCTGCCCGTCCACCCGGGCGATCAGGGCGCGGTCCGGGCGCAGCGCCGCCGTGACCTGCGCGACGCCGGTGGCCTCGTCGCGGAAGGCGATCCGCAGCTTCGGGCCGAAGGCGGCCCAGTACAGCTCACCGACGCGCGCCCGCTCGGACTCGGTGAAACCGATCGACAGCTCAGTCATGCCGTTGATCCTATCGGATACTCTACGACCGTGAAGAAAATGATAGTTCCGCTTCTGCTCCTGCTCGCCGGGGTGGTCGTCGTGCTGATCGGCAACGACTACCGCATCGACGAGACCAGGCTGACCATCCCCACGACCGGCGGCAGCCTGGACGCGGTGCTGGCCGCCCCGAAGGTGGGAACCGCGCGCGGGCTGGTCGTGATGATCCACGGCGACGGGCCGGTCGAGGCCACCCACGACGGCCTCTACCGGCCCTGGTTCGAGGCGGCTGCCGACGCCGGGTTCGCCACCCTGGCCTGGAGCAAGCCCGGCGTCGGCGCCTCCACCGGCGACTGGCTGCGGCAGAGCATGGACGACCGGGCCGCCGAGGCGTCCGCCGCGATCGACTGGGCACGGCGGCAGCCCGGCGTCCCGTCCGGCCCGCTGGTGCTCTGGGGCGCCAGCCAGGCCGGCTGGGTCCTGCCGAAGGTCGCCGCCACCCGCGACGACGTCAGCGCGGTCATCGCCGTCAGCCCGGCCGTCAACTGGCTGCGCCAGGGCCGGTACAACCTGCTCGCCGAACTCGACCACGACGGCGCCGACGCGGACGAGCGGGCGCGGGCGATCGCTGCGAGCGACCGGACCCGGCAGTTGCTCGCCGAGGACGCCGGCTACGACACCTACCGGTCGAACACGCTCGACACCGAGCCGATGGACGCCGCACGCTGGGATTTCGTGCGCCGCAACTACCGCTCGGACGCCACCGCCGACCTGCGGGCGATGAGCGCGAAGCCGGTCACGGTCCTGCTGATGCTCGGCGAGCACGACCGCAACGTCGACATCGCCGAGACCGAGGCCACCTACCAGCGGATCCTCGGTGACAAGGTCACCACCGCGCGGTTCGACGCGGCACACTCGATGGCCCGCCCGGTGATGGAGGACTCCACGGTGGCCGGCCTCGTCACCGGCGTCTTCTGGCCCCGGGCGCTGTTCGCCGGCGGCGTCCTCCACGCGTACCGGGATTTTCTCGCGGCCCGGTGTGCCGGGTGTGGTCAGCCGGGGAGGTAGGGGTCGGCCCAGGCGCTGATCACGCGGGCCGCCCGCTGGGCCTGGCCCGGCGCCGTGAGCAGGTGATCCGAACCCTCCAGGGACACGAAGCTGCGCGGATGCTGCGCGGTCCGGAAGATCCGGCTGGCGTTGTCGACACTCACCGTGCTGTCCGTGGGGGAGTGCATCACCAGCAGCGGCAGGCCCAGCGCGACCACGTGATGGTGCAGCTCGGCGCGGCGGAAATCCTCCACGAGACTGCGCTTGAGGATCAGCGGCTTGCCGCCCACCAGCCACTCGGCGTGACCGTCCTCGATCACCCGGTCGACGAGGTCCTGATAGTGCCGCTCCACGTTCTTCGGCTCGAACGGCGCGCCGATCGTGGCAACCGCGCGGACGCTGGGAATCCGGTTCGCCGCGGCGATCACCGCGGCCCCGCCCAGCGAGTGACCGACCAGCACGTCCGGCGGGGTGCCGCGCCCGGCCAGGAACTCGGCCGCCAGAACCGTGTCGTCCACCTTCACCGCGAACGAGCCGTCACCCCAGTCGCCCTCCGAGTCGCCGAGCCCGAGATTGTCGAAACGCAGCATGCCGATGCCCTCGGAGGCGAGCTGCTTGCACGTCCGCGACGCGGCGGGGGAGTCCTTGCTGAGCGCGAACCCGTGCGCGAACACACCCCAGCCCCGAACCGGCTCGGCGGGCGGATCGACGAGCCCGGCCAGCACAGGCCCCCGGCTGCTGGCGAATCGGACGCGCTCGGCCACACCCCGATCCTAAGGCGGCCCGGGCGCCGGGTGGCCCGATACGGTCGTGGAATGAGCACCCCGTTGCCCGCCGGCGGCCGGGAAGTGACGCCCGACGATGCCGCAGCACTCGAGTCGCGGTGGGCCGCGTGCTGGGAGCCGGCCGAGCTCAGGCGCCGGCTCGCCGGGATCTCCACGCCCTGGTACACAGCGGGAGGCTGGGCCCTCGATCTGTTCCGGGGTGAGCAGACCCGCGAGCACCACGACATCGAGATCGGTGTCCCGGCCCGGCGATTCCCGGAGATCCGGGAGCGCCTCGCCGGATTCGTCTTCGACGCGGTCGGGGACTGTCACATCTGGGAAACCCCGACGCCGCAGGTGATGGGCGCCACCTGGCAGACGTGGCTGCGCGAGCCGGCGACGGGGCACTATCTGCTGGAGGTCTTCCGCGAGCCGCACGACGGTGACGTGTGGATCTGCCGCCGGGACGAGACGATCAGGTTCCCCTATGCCGAGATCATCCGATACACCGTGGACCGGATCCCGTACCTCACGCCCGAGCTCGTCCTTCTCTTCAAAGCCAAGCATGTACGGCCGGAGGACCAGCGCGATTTCGAGGGGGTCCTGCCGTTGTTGACGCGTCCCCGGAGAGAGGCTCTGTCCCGGCTGTTGAATCGGGTGCACCCGGGACACGAATGGCTGGCGGCCTTGCCGGAGTGAGGCGTCAGAGCCGAAGGCGCGCAGGTCTTGGAAGCCTCGCAGATCTTGGAAAGGCCGGTGCCGGCTGGCGCTCAGTGCGGACAAACCGGGCGCACGACAGCACTGGCAGCCAGCTCGGGGAGCCGAGCCGGTTACCAGTGCTGTCAGCGGGTGCGCGGGCAGCGCTCAGAGCCGGCCGGACCGGCCGGCGCGCAGTGTCGGCCCGCGGGGCAGCGCTCAGGATCGGCCGGACCGGCTGGCGCTCGGTGCGGACGAACAGCGCGTCGTCCGCCCGCCGATACCCTTTCGCCGTGCCGTATCGCTACTACCGCCGCCACTGGGACGACACCCGAGGCGACGAGTTCGACGCCTGGGGCCATTCGACCTGGTTCTTCGAGGTCGCCGACGACGGGCTCCCGGTTCGCCAGGTCGAGATGTACGCCGCCGGCCCCGTCATGCGCTACGGCCCCGATCACGAAGAGGACCGTTACGCCGGGCTGAGCGAAGCGCCCCTCTACGAGCCCGGCGACGACTGGAGCCGCTTCGAGATCACCGAAGCGGAGTTCGAGCGGGCCTGGAAGCCGGCCGATCAGGACCGTCGCCGCAGCATGTGACCAGCGGCGGCTGAACCGGCGTCAGGCAGCGTCGTAGTCGACGCTGCGGCCCAGTTCGGCCCAGCGGTCGTCCTCGGCCTTCAGCCGCTTCATCTCGGCGTCGAGGATGCCGACCGCGTCACTGCCGAGGGGCAGGTTCAGCGGCGGCTCGTCCATGGCCGCCACGTCGAGCAGGACGCGGGCGACCTTGACCGGGTCGATCGGCTCGCTGCCGGTGCGGCCGCGGATGTAGCGGCCCATCGCGCCGACCGTGGCGTCGTACTGCGGGGAGATCTGCGGGATCTCCATGGAGGAGCCGGCCCAGTCGGTGCGCATGGCGCCCGGCTCGGCGAGGGTGACCTTCACGCCGAGCGGGCCGGTCTCCTTGGCGAGGACGCCGGAGAAGCCCTCGACCGCCCATTTGCCGGACTGGTAGGCGCCCACGCCCGGCGCCGTGCCGCGCCCGCCGACGGAGGTGACCTGGATGAAGTGGCCGGCGCCACGGGACACGAAGTGGGGCAGGGCGGCTTTGGTGACGTACACGGTGCCGTAGAAGACGGCGTCCATCTGGGAGCGGAAGTCGTCGAGGGTGATGTCCTCGATGGCGACGAGGTTGGCGTACCCGGCGTTGTTGACGACCACGTCGAGGTGGCCGAACGCGGTGATGGCCGCGTCGACGGTCCGTTGTGCCTGGTCGGCGTCGGTGACGTCGAGCTCGAGGCGGAGCAGCCGATCGCCGTACTTGTCGGCGAGGTCGGCCAGGGAGTCGGTGCGGCGCGCGGTGGCGGCCACGCAGTGGCCGGCGGCGAGGGCTTCCTCGACGATGGCGCGGCCGAGGCCGCGGGAGCTGCCGGTGACGAACCAGACCTGCTCGGTCATTTCTTCTCCTTGAGGAGGGGGTGTGCCTCCGAGTATTACGCAAGCAACTTGCGTTAACAACGCAAACGGCTTGCGTTAAGGTGGTGTCGTGCCCCACACCCCGAATTTTCAGCGCGCCCGGTCGACCCAGGCCAAGGAGGAACGCTCCGCCGCTCTGCTGCGGGCGGCGGTGGAATTGGCCACCCGGTCCGGCGTACGGGCCGTCACCCTCACCGAGATCGCCACGGCCGCCGGGGTTCACGTCTCCGGCGTACGCCGATACTTCGGGTCCCGGGAGGAGATCTACCTGAGACTGGCCGCCCAGGAATGGGACTCGTGGGCGTCCGCCGTCGCGGAGGCGCTCGCCGGCCGCCACGACGTCCCCGCCGTCGACCTGGCCGATCTGCTGTCCGGCACGCTCGCCGAGCGCCCGCTCTTCTGCGACCTGCTCCCGCATGTGCCGCTGACGCTCGAACGCGAGGTTCCGCAGGAGACGGTCCGCGAGTTCAAGCTCGACGCTCTCGACGCGGTCACCACGCTCGCCGGAGCGATCACCGCGTCCACCGCGCTCACGATCGAGCAGGTCCACGACCTGATCGCGGCCATCACCGCGCTGGCCGGCAGCCTCTGGCAGATCGCCCATCCACCACAGACCCTGGCCACCCTGTACGAGCAGGACCCCCGCCTCGCCCATGCCGCATCCGACTTCACGCCCCGCCTGGCCAGGCTCGTCACGGCGCTGCTGACCGGTTTGCCCACCGCCGGATAGGCCCCGGACAGGACACCAACCCAGGTTCCTAGGATGCCACAGGCGGAGTGATCACGGCCCTGGTGTGACGCGTACGCGGCTCGCACACGAGAGATCCCGCCGCCGGAGGGCGATGTGCGGCAGCTGTGCGCCCCCTGCCAGTGACTCCCGGCAACCTTCCGTCCGAGATCGCGGCGCAGCGGCTGCGACAGGGCAGGGGCTCACCATGTACATCCGACAGTGGATCTCCGGCTGGGGGACGGCGCAGCAGCTGACGCCGGCCGCCGTACCGGAAGAATCAACCATCAAGATTGGCAACCAGACGGTACGCATGGTGGCGCGCACCACCGCGGCCGGTGCGGCCGTCCGTGTCGCTCTGGCGAACTCCTTCGGCGTGGCGCCGGTGCGCGTCGCGTCGGCTCGGATCGCGTCGGCTCGGATCACCGAGCCGG is part of the Actinoplanes missouriensis 431 genome and encodes:
- a CDS encoding alpha/beta hydrolase family protein — translated: MIVPLLLLLAGVVVVLIGNDYRIDETRLTIPTTGGSLDAVLAAPKVGTARGLVVMIHGDGPVEATHDGLYRPWFEAAADAGFATLAWSKPGVGASTGDWLRQSMDDRAAEASAAIDWARRQPGVPSGPLVLWGASQAGWVLPKVAATRDDVSAVIAVSPAVNWLRQGRYNLLAELDHDGADADERARAIAASDRTRQLLAEDAGYDTYRSNTLDTEPMDAARWDFVRRNYRSDATADLRAMSAKPVTVLLMLGEHDRNVDIAETEATYQRILGDKVTTARFDAAHSMARPVMEDSTVAGLVTGVFWPRALFAGGVLHAYRDFLAARCAGCGQPGR
- a CDS encoding alpha/beta hydrolase family protein, with the translated sequence MAERVRFASSRGPVLAGLVDPPAEPVRGWGVFAHGFALSKDSPAASRTCKQLASEGIGMLRFDNLGLGDSEGDWGDGSFAVKVDDTVLAAEFLAGRGTPPDVLVGHSLGGAAVIAAANRIPSVRAVATIGAPFEPKNVERHYQDLVDRVIEDGHAEWLVGGKPLILKRSLVEDFRRAELHHHVVALGLPLLVMHSPTDSTVSVDNASRIFRTAQHPRSFVSLEGSDHLLTAPGQAQRAARVISAWADPYLPG
- a CDS encoding nucleotidyltransferase domain-containing protein, whose translation is MSTPLPAGGREVTPDDAAALESRWAACWEPAELRRRLAGISTPWYTAGGWALDLFRGEQTREHHDIEIGVPARRFPEIRERLAGFVFDAVGDCHIWETPTPQVMGATWQTWLREPATGHYLLEVFREPHDGDVWICRRDETIRFPYAEIIRYTVDRIPYLTPELVLLFKAKHVRPEDQRDFEGVLPLLTRPRREALSRLLNRVHPGHEWLAALPE
- a CDS encoding SDR family NAD(P)-dependent oxidoreductase → MTEQVWFVTGSSRGLGRAIVEEALAAGHCVAATARRTDSLADLADKYGDRLLRLELDVTDADQAQRTVDAAITAFGHLDVVVNNAGYANLVAIEDITLDDFRSQMDAVFYGTVYVTKAALPHFVSRGAGHFIQVTSVGGRGTAPGVGAYQSGKWAVEGFSGVLAKETGPLGVKVTLAEPGAMRTDWAGSSMEIPQISPQYDATVGAMGRYIRGRTGSEPIDPVKVARVLLDVAAMDEPPLNLPLGSDAVGILDAEMKRLKAEDDRWAELGRSVDYDAA
- a CDS encoding TetR/AcrR family transcriptional regulator, which translates into the protein MPHTPNFQRARSTQAKEERSAALLRAAVELATRSGVRAVTLTEIATAAGVHVSGVRRYFGSREEIYLRLAAQEWDSWASAVAEALAGRHDVPAVDLADLLSGTLAERPLFCDLLPHVPLTLEREVPQETVREFKLDALDAVTTLAGAITASTALTIEQVHDLIAAITALAGSLWQIAHPPQTLATLYEQDPRLAHAASDFTPRLARLVTALLTGLPTAG